The segment aaaggttggacacccctgctgtagatgttattattgtctactttccaaccctgtctataatTATGAtttcgaccatataaatgtcgatcatgtaactgtcaaacatatgtattTAAAGCTATAAGCACAGTTACTAATAAAAACAACAGTGTGACCCCACAAGCTTTACATGTTTGTAAATACTAGCCACACTGAAAAACAAGTTAGATGTTTAAACTTTTTggtattaaatgtatattttaatggaACAATCTTCCTGCACCAGTGTGACAGGATCCTCACATCACTCTGTGCTTCTGGGgggaccctgcaccttccactataactctcagtctgtggcttcctgctgccttcattcctctcctcacatcatgtcactgcccctgtcacatgcagccctgtcctcactaacacatcactcatctcctgatatactctgtgctgctggggaccctgctccttccactatataacactcagtctgtggcttcctgctgccttcattcctctcctcacatcatgtcactgcccctgtcacatgcagccctgtcctcactaacacatcactcctctcctgatatactctgtgctgctggtggaccctgctccttccactatataactatcagtctgtggcttcctgctgcctccattcctctcctcacatcatgtcactgcccctgtcacatgcagccctgtcctcactaacacatcactcctctcctgatatactctgtgctgctggtggaccctgctccttccactatataactatcagtctgtggcttcctgctgcctccattcccctcctcacatcatgtcactgcccctgtcacatgcagccctgtcctcaccaacACAAGTGGAGAAGTCACTGCCTCACACAAGATCAGTGCACTTGGCTCCTGAAACAATATGCACTGCTGTGAGCATTCCAATGATCTGGTTGGCTATGTGTTGTTTTATTCCTGTCTACTTAAAAattggggtggaggggggggggggtggaggagaTGATTAATAACAAACAGGTGCTCAGACCCTATGCAAACGTAccgtaaaaaaatatataactatatatttgaAGTGGCTGCACAAATGTTTCTCTCCCAGCTTCctaatatattacatattgtcATAAATGTTTAGACATGGTATTAGATTGACCACAGAGATTCTGTCTATTAATTTTCATATACCCACAGTCATTCCAGGCTTTATGTACTGTGCTACCTTTCCTTCCCCATGATGTAATGAAATGCAAAGTTGAATGGTGTGATTCTTTTCTTGCAGTCACCATGCATTTTATAACAGACCTCACCAAGATCGGACTCATCCTGTGCGGAGTGTCGCTGTTCTCGGGATATGAAGGAAAACCAGTGACGTGAGTACAGTGACAGTACCTTATCTAGAGAGAAAAATATCTCCTTATtatgattaaaataatatttgtttcctttttttacaAATCAGTCATCTTTTAtcaatattttgcataaaatattgTCTTTATATTacttcatcgtcatcatttatttatgtagtgccagcatattccatagcgctttataattggatTGTTTGTGTGTTTGCTCCAGGAAACGGGCTGttagtgagatgcaactaatgcACAACTACGGGGATTTCAGACATGCGTTGCAGAGACAGGACTGGCTACAGCTGAAGTTACAGAATTTGTACCCTGCTCCCGTCAGCACCCCTCAGGAATCTACCCCCAAGGTGGCTGAGAGCAAGCCGCAAAAGCCTCACAAGAAAGAAAAGGTGGTGGAGAACCGGACCAAGCACATAGGTCATCAAAACCAGCGAACGAACCTGAAGAAATCCCACAGGCATGGAGCCAAAAACATCACAGACAACTCCTTAAAGCCAATGTTTTAGTGCTGGATCCCTCGTTGCGAATCCTGATAACCAGTCACTTGTAACACAAAGGGCTGCTATGAAGAGACTGTCAGTTCCAAGCCAATATACACAGAGTCACAGGTTACTGGTAGCCATTGACGGTGAATAGGTGACAAAGTGATGACCAAAAGAGAAAAAACATGGACATCAAAAATGCTGAGACCAAATTTCACCCTTGTTGCAATTGTTTATACTATTGTTTTTGTAGGACTGGTAGCAGGATCTATCCTCTGCACTTTTTAGTTATGTACAAAAGAACATACTTAAAGGATCACTAAACAAAAGCcaagttgccttatataaaagaaatactaataacattcacaaatatatatgcaaaagtcACAATACATGGTAGAATTTGGAATGTCATCCATTATATAACATTTTCCGGAGAGCGAAGTGTAAGCTAGTGTTCTCTGCTATCAGCCATTCTCTGCAACAGGTTTGGCTGactgcatcattaatcatgagattAAAGACAGGAAGTTTTGTGtgtagaaaaatattttcccTCTCGATACGGAATTTATCTAAAATATCTTCtgtatttaccgtatatactcttGTATACGCTGAGTTTttctgcacattttttatgctgaaaaagccccccctcgacttatactcgagtcaatgaGTTTTCCCAGGTTTCTGCggtcctcggcttatattcgggtcggcttatactcgagtatatacggtatatggtCCTGAATCTTTTAAGCTGGTCACACATATTTTGATCCTAACGCTTCTCACGAGTGCCTGGTGACAAGGCCAAGATTtgtgaatattatatattattatcgtATGTAAGTTTTAGGTTTAGTGACCATTtaagaaaccaaaaaaaaaaaacattatcaaGGTGTTGAAACATTTTATacacaaagatattttattttaactgtagAAATAATTTTCAGGTTGTAGCAGACAAGGGCCTACTAtcgtggtgggcaacaggcagtcAGCGGCCCACAAAACCTTCGCCTGCGGAGAACATGGAACGGGGGGCAACGACTTCCATGTCACGTGTACTCCTCTGCACAACGCAGGGGGCGGACATGTGGCATATCGGAGGAAAAGAAtgagggagtgcagtgtgctctcccACCTTCCGCTGTGCGGCCCATTTAAGGGTAGGACGGCCCTCGAGGTAACCATCAACGGCCTAATTGATACAGATTAACAACGAGACAAACAGCAAACTTTTTTATTATGAAAGCGGCACGTGTAATTTTTTCATTAGATGTTTGATAGTTCTTTAGGGGcactgtttttttgtgtttttttactaAATGAACCCCAATGGGTATGAAACACTAGTGGTACTAGACATATACCAAGCCCTGTAGAAGCAGTTTTTGGCTAGCATATTAAAGGATTTTCCACTTCCATAtgcccaattataaagcgctacggaatatgttggcgctatataaataaatgatgatgactatgtTCTACACGCCCTCCTGCAACATTTACTACATGCactgcgcttttttttttttttaagcttcctACTGATTGTAGAGTTATTTTTCCTGCCCTTGAATATCACACAGCACTGCTGTGCTATCACCGttagatacaattgtatccaggGTGCAGCTCTGTGCTGTATCTAAGGGCAATGCAATTAAAAAACTGGTGATAGATGTGCATAACCAAACAAAAGgaagctaaaaagaaaaaaaacaacaacattgcacttagtaaaagtgaaaaaaagatcaagttatctgaaggtggaaccCCTTTAAATCTTATATGTGTAGAGaaccaaaaagaaaaaattgccTGGGACAGAATCACATTCCTTCAGAGTTACTGGATTTTTAGTGAACACATTGGCATCCAGGATTGTGCGAGTCATCTTCCTTTACACTGAAGTTAGACAAGAATGTGTTAAGGTACATGACTTTATTTGGTTACACTCTTTTGTCATTTCTGTTAATGCAAGAAGCACTTtaatcctatttattttttttattatgtaaaagACTATAACTTATTGtttcatatttcttttttttattacttctgtaattattaataataataataataataataataataaaaaaatatttgtatgggATATCTGTAATTAAACTTGGATAAATGTTGCCGTCACTCAGTTTATTGGAAATTAAGGTGTTACTGAATCATTTGCAGATTGTGGGTACGATGGTGTGTGTGAGTATACTGTAGGAAGAAATATTCATTAGTGGGTCTACATGCTGTTTCATACGAGTATAGCTGGTCTTAAAAAATTTACTTTATTATAGACTTGCTGGATTGTAAAACATCTGAAAGCGATAGGTGCTACACATGCTGTTTGCTCTTTTGTGATTGGCCAGGAGCAGTTTTCAGCTATTTAGCGATTTAGTTTTCAACTGGTGTACACATTGCTGGAACACACTTgcaaaacactaagggctagacttactaagctgcgggtttgaaaaagtggggatgttgcctatagcaaacaatcaaattctagctgtcattttgtagaaagtactaaataaatgaaagctagaatctgattggttgctataggcaacatccccactttttcaaacccgcagcttagtaaatctagccctacatTTTAAGGAGCCCTCAGTTAATTATAGGACTTCGCCGAATGGAAGACCTATGTTGGATTTGGCCATCGTGTTATTAGGGCCAGCAAAAGCTCTGAGGGT is part of the Mixophyes fleayi isolate aMixFle1 chromosome 10, aMixFle1.hap1, whole genome shotgun sequence genome and harbors:
- the PTH gene encoding parathyroid hormone; the protein is MHFITDLTKIGLILCGVSLFSGYEGKPVTKRAVSEMQLMHNYGDFRHALQRQDWLQLKLQNLYPAPVSTPQESTPKVAESKPQKPHKKEKVVENRTKHIGHQNQRTNLKKSHRHGAKNITDNSLKPMF